Proteins encoded in a region of the Saccharothrix ecbatanensis genome:
- the ftsH gene encoding ATP-dependent zinc metalloprotease FtsH: protein MDRKRLLRNPLLWIVAVLVLFYAFSVLFDENRGYTPIKTSQALQQIRDGNVKEATIEDKEQLLKLTLKDGVTVEGGNRVRAQFPASSTDEIFKFLDEAGNKPVLETKVTQDSFLMQMLLYLVPLGLLLILLMWMMNNSQGGGNRVLNFGKSKAKQLSKDMPKTTFSDVAGAEEAVEELYEIKDFLQNPGRYQALGAKIPKGVLLYGPPGTGKTLLARAVAGEAGVPFYSISGSDFVEMFVGVGASRVRDLFEQAKQNAPCIIFVDEIDAVGRHRGAGMGGGHDEREQTLNQLLVEMDGFDSRGGIILIAATNRPDILDPALLRPGRFDRQIPVSAPDLKGRKQILRVHSKGKPLSDEADLDGLAKRTVGFSGADLANVVNEAALLTARKNGTIITSVELEESVDRVIGGPARKSRIISEKEKKITAYHEAGHALAAWAMPDIDPVYKVTILARGRTGGHTLSVPEEDKDLMTRSEMIARLVFALGGRSAEELVFHEPTTGASNDIEQATKIARAMVTEYGMSAKLGAVKYGQEQGEPFLGRTAGRQADYSLEVAHEIDEEVRKLIEAAHTEAYEVLNTYRDVLDALTLELIEKETLHQKELERIFAAVEKRPRITKFNEFGNRTPSDKPPVKTPAELAKERGEPWPPAIEDTLDDTLVQDAVPTPPNGNGSQPQPHQPQPGQYQPQPYQPQPYQQPQPQQQQQPQPYQPQHPSSGPPNYGAPPGWTPATVPGGAPQPPQWQPEPTDAEAGKRSFDTDPDNRT, encoded by the coding sequence ATGGACCGCAAGCGCCTGCTTCGCAACCCGCTGCTGTGGATCGTGGCGGTGTTGGTGCTCTTTTACGCCTTCAGCGTGCTCTTCGACGAGAACCGGGGCTACACCCCGATCAAGACGTCCCAGGCACTGCAACAGATCCGGGACGGCAACGTCAAGGAAGCCACGATCGAGGACAAAGAGCAGCTCCTCAAGCTCACCCTCAAGGACGGGGTGACCGTCGAGGGCGGCAACCGCGTGCGCGCCCAGTTCCCGGCGAGCTCCACGGACGAGATCTTCAAGTTCCTCGACGAGGCCGGCAACAAGCCGGTCCTCGAGACCAAGGTCACGCAGGACTCGTTCCTGATGCAGATGCTGCTGTACCTGGTCCCGCTGGGCCTGCTCCTCATCCTGCTCATGTGGATGATGAACAACTCTCAGGGCGGCGGCAACCGGGTACTCAACTTCGGCAAGTCCAAGGCGAAGCAGCTGTCCAAGGACATGCCCAAGACGACGTTCTCGGACGTCGCGGGCGCCGAAGAGGCCGTCGAAGAGCTCTACGAGATCAAGGACTTCCTCCAGAACCCCGGCCGCTACCAGGCGCTCGGCGCGAAGATCCCGAAGGGCGTGCTGCTGTACGGCCCGCCCGGCACCGGCAAGACGCTGCTGGCGCGCGCCGTGGCCGGTGAGGCCGGCGTGCCGTTCTACTCGATCTCCGGCTCGGACTTCGTGGAGATGTTCGTCGGTGTCGGCGCCTCGCGCGTCCGCGACCTGTTCGAGCAGGCCAAGCAGAACGCGCCGTGCATCATCTTCGTCGACGAGATCGACGCGGTCGGCCGCCACCGCGGCGCCGGCATGGGCGGCGGCCACGACGAGCGCGAGCAGACCCTCAACCAGCTGCTGGTCGAGATGGACGGCTTCGACTCGCGCGGCGGGATCATCCTGATCGCGGCGACGAACCGGCCCGACATCCTCGACCCGGCCCTGCTGCGCCCCGGCCGGTTCGACCGGCAGATCCCGGTGTCCGCGCCGGACCTGAAGGGTCGCAAGCAGATCCTGCGCGTGCACTCCAAGGGCAAGCCGCTGAGCGACGAAGCGGACCTCGACGGCCTGGCCAAGCGCACCGTGGGCTTCTCCGGCGCCGACCTGGCCAACGTGGTCAACGAGGCCGCGCTGCTGACCGCGCGCAAGAACGGCACGATCATCACCAGCGTCGAGCTGGAGGAGTCCGTCGACCGGGTGATCGGCGGTCCGGCCCGCAAGAGCCGGATCATCTCCGAGAAGGAGAAGAAGATCACCGCCTACCACGAGGCCGGGCACGCCCTGGCCGCGTGGGCGATGCCGGACATCGACCCGGTCTACAAGGTCACGATCCTGGCCCGCGGCCGGACGGGTGGTCACACCCTCTCCGTGCCCGAGGAGGACAAGGACCTGATGACCAGGTCGGAGATGATCGCCCGGCTGGTGTTCGCGCTGGGCGGCCGTTCCGCCGAGGAGCTGGTCTTCCACGAGCCGACCACGGGCGCGTCCAACGACATCGAGCAGGCGACCAAGATCGCCCGCGCGATGGTCACCGAGTACGGCATGTCCGCCAAGCTCGGCGCGGTCAAGTACGGCCAGGAGCAGGGCGAGCCGTTCCTCGGCCGCACCGCCGGCCGGCAGGCCGACTACTCGCTGGAAGTCGCGCACGAGATCGACGAGGAAGTGCGCAAGCTGATCGAGGCCGCGCACACCGAGGCGTACGAGGTGCTGAACACGTACCGCGACGTGCTCGACGCGCTGACGTTGGAGCTGATCGAGAAGGAGACCCTGCACCAGAAGGAACTGGAGCGGATCTTCGCCGCGGTCGAGAAGCGCCCGCGGATCACCAAGTTCAACGAGTTCGGCAACCGCACCCCGTCGGACAAGCCGCCGGTCAAGACCCCGGCGGAACTGGCCAAGGAGCGCGGCGAGCCGTGGCCGCCCGCGATCGAGGACACCCTGGACGACACGCTGGTCCAGGACGCGGTGCCGACGCCGCCGAACGGCAACGGCTCCCAGCCGCAGCCGCACCAGCCGCAGCCGGGGCAGTACCAGCCGCAGCCCTACCAGCCGCAGCCGTACCAGCAGCCGCAGCCCCAGCAGCAGCAACAACCGCAGCCGTACCAGCCGCAGCACCCGTCGTCCGGTCCGCCGAACTACGGCGCGCCGCCCGGCTGGACCCCGGCCACGGTTCCCGGCGGCGCCCCGCAGCCACCCCAGTGGCAGCCGGAGCCGACGGACGCGGAAGCGGGCAAGCGGTCCTTCGACACGGACCCGGACAACCGCACGTGA